The following is a genomic window from Rhizobium sp. 11515TR.
CACGACGTTGCCGCGAAAACTGCATTTCCAGGGTCAGAAGCGAAAAGCCCCCGATCAGAAACCGCGCAGGGATCGTCACGTGCGAAACGTCGGGAATGAAGACCAGATCCGTGATCAGGAAGAGGACATAAACAGGCACGGCAAGCCACAGACCGCTGCGAGCCAAGGCACGCCGCGCATCGTTGCTATAGGCTTTGTAGAGCGCACGCAGCTCATCGGGGCGGTTAGTCATGCGGGCCTCGCTCTGACCAAGATCGCTGCTTCCCGACAATCGACGCATGCTCATCATCACCCGAGTTAGCCGAGACTTCATGTCCACCGCGTTACCTTTGCGTCGCTCGAATGCACAAATCGCTCGCTTCACCACGGCGGCTAATTTGATCCGTTTGATAACGACAGCGTTGCCGCAGCGACATTAACAAAACCATAGCGCTCAATTTTTATATGAGATATGGTTTGCGTAGTGTTCACGGAATGATTTAAAATTGAAACAATTTCAAACCGCTCTTGATGGCTTCAGCCTCGTTACCTCCCAGTCCATCTCGGAACATACGAGATCGTCCGGTAACAACCTTACAACCGACCAAATTAAGGAGGGCGAGGCCGAACTCGCCCTCATTCTCTCCCTTACGCAGCAGGCCTTCGAAGCAAACGCACCCGTTCCAGGCACGATGAAGGCCTTGACCGAGCGTTTGCAGGCGCTGAAAAGCAAGACGACACCCCTGACATGGGCCCATTTGGCCTCGGTTGCGCAGGGTCATCCCGTGTCGTCCTTCCTGCTGCAGGACCCTTTGACGCGATGGTCCTTCGAAAAGCCGCGCGGCTATAGCGGGGATGCCTATCTGCTGGATTTCATTTACGAACATCCAGCCGTTGCTGCACAGGTGGCGGAAGCTTCGGCGCTGGGCGCAGAAGTTTACGATTTCACCCGGCAGGCAGCATCCGCCGTCGCCGTGCGCGAAAGGCGCGAGATCCTGGCAGCGCATGTCGATGCGGTGGCGGAGGCGACGGATGGCGCCGAGATCCTGGCGATCGCGGCCGGCCATCTTCGCGAAGCGGAGCTGTCTAAGGCTCTGCAGAGCGGCAGGCTCAAACGCTGGGTCGCACTTGATCAGGATCCGGTCAGCGTCGGGGCGGTGAGCTCGGCCTTCCATGACAGCTGCATCGAAGCGATCAACGGCTCCGTCCGCACCATTCTGGGGCGCGCGCAGAAGCTTGGTACGTTCGACTTCATCTATGCAGCAGGCCTTTACGACTATCTGGCCGAAAGCGTAGCTGTGCGTCTGACGGAACGCTGCCTGCAGATGCTGAAGCCCGGCGGCAAGTTCCTGCTTGCAAACTTCGCCAAGGATATCGGTGTCGAAGGTTATATGGAGACCTTCATGAATTGGCCGCTGATCTGGCGAACGGACGAGGATGTCCAGTCGATCATCGACAAGGTCAAACACCCGATCGCCGATGTTTCCCTTACACGCGGCGAGAATGGCGGCGTCATATATGCCGTTCTGACCGTATAGACGACGGCAAGCGACGAGATGACCGGCTAAGCCGCGCTGCGGCTTGGCCGGCGAAGTCGGAACAGAGCAAGCACCAGAAAATTAACCAAAGCGATTGCTGCAATAGCGGCAGGCGCTGCTGTATCTGGTGCAAATATCTGCCTCCGCAGCAAGTAGCCCGATACCAGAAACGGCGTATTCCACATCAATGCGCCGCAGAACGTTGCGATGGCGAAGCCTGGCAGCGGCATGGCGAGCACGCCTGCCGGAAATGCCATATAGGCCCTGACAACAGGCACAAGCTGGCCGAGGAACGTGACACGTATCAGATTGCCACGATAACTGCGCTTCAGACGCAGAAACCGTTCTTCTTTAATATCCAGATACCTGGTCACCTTCAGGACGAAAATGTCGCCACGCACCGGCCCCAGCCATCGGCCCATTCCATACCAAAACAACGAGCCTGCCGTTGAACCACCGGCGGTAATGGCAATCACGATGGGTAGAGCCGCAAGATGGACGACACCCAACATACCCAGCATCAAGAGCATGCCGGCGGATGGTATGACTGGGACGAGCTTCTCGATCGCCGAACATAGCGCAAGACCAAGCAATCCCCATGCCGCCAGATCGGGCAGCATATCCAACAGATGGGAGGTACCGTTCATACGACCACAGCCGGATAATGAAGCGGCCTGCGCCGGACGATCTTATAGACCCTGGCGGGCGGGAAGTTGCGCAACACCCGGCCGTGCAGCGTTGCCTTGAAGCCGAACCGATCGAGCAAACGACGCGGCACCGGACAGCGGACACCATAGGTGAACTGATAGAGCGCCCCGCCCTCATGCAGCCTTGCCGAGACCGCAGTCAGAATGGCAATCACTGTCTTCGGCGACATGTTGAGCAGCGGCAATCCGCTGATCGCGCAGCCGAACCGCACGCCTTCCGGCAGGTTGTGAGTGCCAAGCCGCGCGGCATCGGCGCAGACGACACGAGCATCGGGAAACCGCTGTCGAAGCAGGCTGGCAAAGCCATGGGCAGACTCAATCAGCGTAATATCCCTCTCGCATATGCCGCGCGAAAGCAGGGCATGCGTGAACACGCCCGTTCCGGGGCCGAGTTCCAAAACCGGACCCGCGGAAGGATCGACTTCGCTTGTAATCAGATTGGCCAGCATCGTGCCGGACGGCGCTATGGCACCGACCATGCGCGGGTTGGTCAAGAGAGTTCGCAGAAATAGAGACGTGTTTGACATGTGTTCCCGCCAGTAGGGCTTGAAAGATTCGCCTGCGCGGCAGGCTTTTCCTAAGGGGAGCCGATTGCGGGAACATTGCATCGGGGAACCCGCGACGACCTACCCGGCGATCGGGAAGCTCAATCTGAAAGTCGCACCTCCGGTCGGTCCGTCGACAACGCAAACCTGTCCACCGTGGAGCCTGGCAATTTCCTGAACGAGGTTGAGTCCAAGACCGAACCCTTTGCCGCGCCCGGGGAGGCGATGAAACGGCTCGAAGATGCGGTCCCGCTCGTCCTGCGGAATACCGCTTCCTTCGTCGCTTACGGTGATGCCGGTGGCACGGCCGACATGGACGGCGATCCTGCCATGGCGGTCGCCATGCTGGATCGCATTCTGCACGAGATTGGCGACGGCCCGCTCGATGGCCATGCGATCACCGAGAACCTCCACCACCTCCTCCTCCCTCACGAGACAGGGCTCGTAATTGGCGGCGATCGCAAGCGGTGCCAGCTCCGAAACGACGTGCTCGGCAACCTCCACGAGATCGACCAAAGCCGGTTCGAAACGATGATTGAGGCGCTGAAGATCGAGAAATTGCTCGGCAAGGGTCGCAAGGCGAACCGTATCCTCGAAGAGCCGCTCTTTCAAAGGGCCTGCCGGCAGGCCATCGAGACGTGCCTGCAGGATCGCGACCGGGGTACGCCACTCATGGGCAAGATGGGAGAAAAGACGCTTCTGCCGCTCATAGCCTTCGTCCAGCCGCCTCAGCGCATCATTGACGGCTTCGACAAGTGGCAGGATCTCGCGCGGGACATCGTCGACCGGCAGTCGCGTACCCTGGCGATTGATATCGATCTGCCCGGCGCGGGCAACGGCGGAATCCAGCGAGGAAAAAGCGCGGCGAACCACGAGCGGTGCTGCTATCATCGTTGCGATCGCCGTAACGATCAACAGCGGCAGAAGGGCGCTGAAGAAGACGATGCCGACCGTACCAAGGATGCGGACCGTCGACACGGAACCGTCCATTCCCGTCAGAACCTGGACCTCGCCGGCCGGAGACGACACCCATTGCAGCCGGGCGGCAGGCACGGCACTGCCGCCGAGGTTGCTGCCGAAACGGGCCTGTCCGATGCCGTCGAGCGCAGCGCCGAACGCTGCATAGGCCGGCGGCACGCTTCCGTCTTGGATCACAGCGCCGCTGCGATCACGCACGGCGAACCAGAGACCCGGCAAATCTCCGCGCCGTGCCGTAAGCGCCGGTGTCTCCTTTAGCACAAGGGCGCCATTCTGATCGCGCCCGAGGGACTGGGAGATGGCATCGATGGTCTCGTCTTCCGGCTGAAGCGAGATGAAACTGCCGGTCGCCCACAGAGCGGCGACGATGAGCACCGCAAGCAGCGACAGGAAAATCGCCTGCAGGAATGACAGGCGCGATACGAGACGCCATCGCAGGGAAGGTTGGCTTGCGATCATCATTGCTGTCTCATCAGATAACCGATACCGCGAACGGGATGGATCTCCAGACCGGACTCCACGGAGGCAAGCTTGCGGCGAAGACGGGAGATATGCGCATCCAGCGTATTCGACTGGATATCTTCGCTGAACCCGTAGACGGCCTCTTCGAGCGCATGACGCGGCACCGTGCGGCCAAGTCGGCGCGCAAGCGCCTCGAAGACCAGAACTTCCCGGCGTGGCAATTCGAGCCGTTGGCCTTCGATCAGTATGTCATGGCAGCCGAAGTCATAGGACAGCCTGCCGAAATTCACCACCTCGGTCCGCAACTCGCCGGGGCGTCTCAGAATGGCCCGCAGTCGTGCCAGCAGCTCCTCTATGGCAAAAGGCTTGACGAGATAATCGTCGGCGCCGGTATCAAGACCGCCAATACGATCGTCGAGATCGCCGCGTGCAGTCAACACGATAACGGGCGTATTGACGCCGACAGCCCTCAGCTTCGGAATGATCGACAAGCCGTCGCCATCCGGAACCTGCCGGTCGAGGAGAATGGCATCGTAAGGGAGATTTATCGCAGCCTCTTCGGCATCGGCCAGCATCGATACATGATCGACGATGGCATCGCGAGCCTGCAACGCAGCGCTCAGCGCCGCTGCCATTTCCGGCTCGTCTTCTAGTAACAAGATCCGCAATGAACCATCCCCAAAATGGAACGACTGCATTGCATAAGCGGATTGCGGGAAGATTGCGACCCTCTCCGGGCTACACTCTATTATGTATTGGAGAATTCGGACCGATATGCTGCCGGCATGCGAAGATCTCGGCCAGTTCGGCTTTCGACGCCAGTTAGGTCGCAGGGGAAGGCATCGCCTCCCCCTGCGATATCCGCCGTGCGGCGGCCGATAGGTAAGCTACAGCGAACGGAGCGGTGAACACACCACACAAATGGTTTCCCGTCCGCCGCAATTTCGCAGCCGTCCCGCCATTCTCGAACCAACGGAGATCGAGAAGGACGAGCAGTAAAGTGTTCATCTGCATCAAGCCCACCTCATTTAAGGCGGCTCACATGCAACGCCAGCAAGCTGCGATAATCCAACCCTTCCTCACGCTCGGGAAGGCCGATATCACGAAGCTGATAATTCGATAATCCGGATACATCCTCATAGATCTGCCGCCGTTTCCAGGCGACAAACAGCAGGGCTCGTGCAGTCCTCCAGGCACCGAATTTCTGGTAAAGTTCATCGATCGTCGCCGTCAAACTCTCAGCAACTATAAATTGTGAATGAGCCATCGTTATTCCTGGCGCAATCACGCGACCAGGTCCTCTTGAAGCTTGACCGGCTTCAGGAGCGGATGCGTCAAAGACGCACCAAGTCATTCCCTCGGCAAGTCATATAGGTTTAATGGGAAAACGCCTAAACGGCCGTAGATAAAGCTTTTTTTAGCTTTAATTATAGAGTCGTCGTGCCGTTGGCGTAGCACACACCAAGGCCGTCGACATCATTCCGCCGGAGACGTATGTAAACATATGTAGATTATGCATGTCACGCCTCCCTGTTCGATTTGCGGATGGACGTATCATACGCGAGATCCGCCAATCGGCAACCCCACAATTTCGAATTGCAGACATCCGGCACAATATGTTGCATCGAAGCAACAGTGACGACGGGGTCGAATCGGCTGCGAACGAAACATGAGACTGCCGCCGCAAGGCAGGCCCAACGACTAGCAGAACTTACAGAGCTCGCTAAAACGAATTGACGATGCCGCCGCCGCTGCGCATCTGCTGCACCATGATATGGGCGTGATAATGCATGGCGCATTTGATGGCATAGATTTGCAGGACGACGGGAGAGCGCCGATGCCGCAGGAGATTGAAAAGCCGCGCACGGTAAGCGGCGCGCAAATCGGCTTCCTTAACCCGGCGCATCAATCTGAGGAAAATCCCGACCGCCTCGAACGCCCATGTCGCGTTGAGTACCAGCAGGCGCAGCGGATGGCGGCGCAGGTGGCGTAAGCGGGTACTTTCCGGTTCGATACCCGCATCGATGTAAAGCGCATCCAGCCGATCGAAATAGGCGGCCGGCTCGTGCAGATCGCTCAGAACGGAAAGATATCCGTCCCGCAGGGTTTCGCGCGAGAGATTGAGCGGGATGACATTGGTGCCGTAGGCGGGCGGATCGTCGTGATCGAGGCGGCCTTCCTTGGCGAGGCGCGTATAGAGCGGCGTCTTCGGAATTGCCGCCAGCATGCCGATCATGGCGTTGACGATGCGCGCATCCTTGATGAAAACCCGCTGCGCATCGAAGATGGTTGCATCGTCGCTGTCGAAGCCAAGGATCATGCCGCACCAGACTTCCATGCCGGTCTGCTGGATCGTGTGGATTTTCTCCAACATCGTCCCGCCCTTGCGCAGGTTCTGCAGCTTCTTGGTTTCGCGCAGCGCCTCTTCGTTCGGGGTTTCGATACCGATGAAGACGACACGAATATTGGCATCGACCATCAGCTGCATCAGTTCGGCATCGTCAGCCAGATCGATCGACGCCTCCGTCAGGAACGTCATCGGGTAATGATGGCGCTCCTGCCAGGCGACGACATCCCGCAGCACTTCCTTGATCGCCTTCTTGTTGCCGATCAGATTGTCGTCGACGATGAAGGCCGTATCCATCCCGGAAGCGAGCAGGGCCTCCATCTCGGCGATGACCTGCGTACTGGTCTTAATGCGCGGCTTGCGGCCGAAAACGACGATGATATCGCAGAAATCGCAGGTGAAGGGACAGCCGCGCGAAAACTGGATGCTGCCGACAGCATATTCATCCATCTTCAGGAGATCGAAGCGCGGCACGGGCACCTTGCTCATATCCGTCTTGTCGGCCTGTTCGTAGCGTCGCGCATAATGACCCTCCTGCCATTCAGCCAGGAATTTCGGCCAGGTCTCTTCCGCCTCGCCGATGAAGGAGACATCGACGAGATTGCCGAAATAATCCTCCTTGACCGTAACCCAAGGTCCGCCGACGACGGTGAAACAGTTGCGCCGTTTGAGTTCGGTCAGGATTTCGGTCATTCGGAAGCGCTGGACGATCATGCCCGTCAGCGCAACGATATCGGCCTTCTCGCAAAGGGCGTAGTCTATCGGCTCGATATTCTCGTCCATCAGAGTGACGGTATGCTCGGCCGGCGTCAGCGCCGCCAGCAAAGGCAGGCAGGCCACCGGAAGGTTGGCCTTCACGTCGAACAGCGGCAGAGCGTGCTCCATGCCCCAGTAGGAGGTTTCGAAACGCGGATTGATGATGACGATATGAGCCATTGAATGATCCGTTCCATGACATGAAGATCTGGTTCGGTATTGCTTTGAGCCTGTATGTCATTTGCAGCTGCATGCGCCGCCAGCCTTACAGCCGCGAAGCAGGGTCTTCCAGCATCGAGGCGGCTGTCTTAGCAGCCCTATATGAGCTCAGGATTAAATTCCGGATGCTGGCAGCGACGCGAGATTCATGGATCGACATCCCCATTGCCTCCTGCAATCTCGGCGGCAAGCTTTCATAAGCATCGTTTGCAATGCTGTAAAAATTTTTCCGGCGGCACTGTCGAAATCGACCCGGCGCAATCGTCTTTATTCCAGATATGACGCGAAAGGATATTATCCGATCTTTCGCGCGGAGCCGGATGAAGGGAGCTGCAAAATGAGTTCGTCCTATCGTTGGGTGATTGTCGGTGCTGGCGCGCTGATGACCTGTGTTGCGCTCGGCGCGATGTTTTCCCTGGCGATCTTTCAGGTGCCGATCGCCGCCGATACGGGCTGGTCGCATGCGGGTATCGCCGCCGCCATGACGCTGAATTTCCTGACCATGGGCCTCGGCGCCTTTGCTTGGGGTGCCGCAAGCGATCGTTTCGGCATCCGCATCGTGGTGGTGATCGGCGCGTTGCTGCTTGGGCTGGCGCTTGTCCTGGCAAGTCGGGCGGGCTCGCTTCTGCAATTCCAGTTAACCTACGGCATTCTCGTCGGCCTTGCCGCCAGCGCCTTCTTCGCACCGATGATCGCTGCGACGACCGCCTGGTTCAACGAGGGCAGAGGTCTTGCGGTATCGCTGGTCTCAGCCGGTATGGGCGTTGCACCGATGACGGTATCACCTTTCGCCCGCTATCTGATTTCCGCTTACGATTGGCGTTTCGCCATGCTCATCATCGGCATCATGGCCTGGATTCTGCTGATACCGGCGGCACTGCTAGTGCGGCGGGCACCTGTTCTTGCCGAAGTCACCGGCCTAGGCGGGCAGAGGGAAGAGCAGATCCTACCCCTTGGCCGGATCTTCCGCTCGCCGCAGTTCCTCGTGCTCGGCGCGACCTTCTTTGCCTGCTGTGCAGCCCATTCCGGACCGATCTTCCACATGGTCAGCTACGCTACCATCTGCGGCGTGGGGCCGATGGCAGCGGTCAGCATCTACAGTGTCGAGGGCCTTGCGGGTCTTGGCGGCCGTCTTCTTTACGGGACGCTGGCCGATCGCCTCGGCGTCAAGCCGGTGCTGGTTGCCGGCCTCTTGGTACAGGCCGCGGCGCTTGCTACCTATCTGCTGGTCAGCGAGCTCGGCGAGTTCTATGCACTGGCGGTCATCTTCGGAAGTGCCTATGGCGGCGTCATGCCGCTTTATGCCGTGCTCGCGCGCGAATATTTCGGACCGCGCGTCATCGGCACCGTCTTTGGCGCAGCATCGATGCTCTCGAGCATCGGCATGGCAGCCGGACCTTTGATCGGCGGCTGGGTCTTCGATACCTTCGCCAATTATTCCTGGCTCTTCATCGGCTCCTCCATGGTGGGGCTGGGGCTGCCGCTATCGCGCTCGCCTTTCCGCCAATGCGGCGCTTGCAGCTGCAGCCGGCCTGAAATCAGCGCGAAAAGGCCTGGACTCACATCTGCGAACCATGTCGGGTGCCTCACATTTCGTCACGCCCGACAGCGCTTTTGCCGGCGACAAGCCCCGACCGTTACGCCGGGCAATGACATATTCATATTTCTTGATACTTACACACAGATTTCCATGAGCAACAGCGGTTGCAGCCATTGCAATTTTCAATTTTTGGCCAACACTCACATATGCATCAGGTGCGTGATCTCCTGGGGGAGGAAATCAGGAGAGCATCCACTGGCGCGACTTTCCGCGCCCATCGGCAGGAAAGTCCTGCGTAATGTCATTATGGGGGACATGACACGGGTCTTTTGACCATGTCCCTGGTGCAATTGGGAGGATTGATTCATGGCATCCACGTCCGTGGCCGAGACGACGAGTCGAGGCATGACCAGGGAGGAGAAGAAGGTCATCTTCGCCTCCTCCCTCGGAACCGTGTTCGAATGGTACGATTTCTATCTTTACGGTTCTCTGGCCGCCTTCATCGGCACGGCCTTCTTCAGCGACTATCCGGAAGCAACCCGCAATATCTTCGCGCTGCTCGCCTTTGCCGCAGGCTTCCTCGTCCGGCCGTTCGGCGCCCTCGTCTTCGGGCGCATCGGCGATCTTGTCGGACGTAAGTACACCTTCCTCGTCACGATCCTGATCATGGGTCTTTCGACCTTCCTGGTCGGCGTCCTTCCCGGATCGGCGAGCTGGGGCATCGCCGCGCCTGTCATCCTGATCATCCTTCGCCTGCTGCAGGGCCTTGCGCTTGGCGGCGAATATGGCGGCGCCGCCACCTACGTCGCCGAGCATGCGCCCGACAACAAACGCGGCTACTACACGTCGTGGATCCAGACAACGGCAACACTCGGCCTGTTCCTGTCGCTGATCGTCATCCTGATCGTGCAGAATGCGCTCGGCAAGGAGGCTTTCGCAGCCTGGGGCTGGCGTATTCCCTTCCTTCTCTCCTGCCTTCTGCTCGCCATCTCCGTCTGGATCCGGCTATCGCTCAGTGAATCGCCGGCCTTCAAGAAGATGAAGGAAGAGGGCAAGGGCTCCAAGGCACCGCTCTCCGAAGCCTTCGGCCAGTGGAAGAATGCCAAGATCGCCTTGATCGCGCTGCTCGGCCTCACCGCCGGCCAGGCGGTCGTCTGGTATGCCGGCCAGTTCTACTCGCTGTTCTTCCTGCAGAACGTGCTGAAGGTCGACGGCCAATCGGTCAACATCATGATCGCGATCGCGCTTCTGATCGGCAGCGGCTTCTTCGTGTTCTTCGGCTGGTTGTCCGACAAGATCGGCCGCAAGCCGATCATCATGGCGGGCCTTGCGCTGGCGATCCTCACCTATTTCCCGCTCTTCAAAGCATTGACCAATGCCGCAAATCCGGCGCTTGCCCAAGCGGAGCAAACCATTCGGGCGACGGTGACGGCTGCTCCTGGCGATTGCACTTTTCAGTTCAATCCGGTTGGCCTCACCAACCAGTTCAACAATTCATGTGATATCGCCACGTCCTTCCTGTCGAAGTCGTCCGTGCCCTACATGATCGCCGAAGGCCCAGCCGGACAGCCGGCAACCGTCAAGATCGGCGACGCGACCATAACCTCCTACGATGCGGCAGCGGCAGGTGCCGGTGCAGCGGCCAAGAGCGCGGCATTCACCCATGACATGAACCTTGCCCTGCAAAAGGCCGGTTTCCCGCTGGCGCGCGATCCTGTCAAGGTGCCGGATGCCAAGCTGGATGCCTTCATCGCCGCAAACCCGGAACTCGGGCTCAATGCGGCAACCGTGCGGGCGGGCGACAAGACGGTCACTCCGGTCGCGGATCTCGTCAAGGCGAAGCTTCTGACGGCGGATCAGGCTGGCGGCGCGACCGAGATGCCGGTCTACACCATCGCCAATGGGGGTGCCTTCAAGATGGTTGCCGATCCTTCGGCCATCAATTGGCCGCTGACCATCCTCATCCTGACTATCCTCGTCATCTACGTGACGATGGTCTATGGCCCGATCGCCGCAATCCTGGTTGAGATGTTCCCGACCCGCATCCGCTATACCGGCATGTCGTTGCCCTATCACATCGGCAACGGCTGGTTTGGCGGCCTGCTGCCGGCAACGGTCTTCGCCATGAGCGCCGCCAAGGGCGATATCTATTATGGCTTGTGGTATCCGATCGCGATCGCTGCGATGACCCTTGTCATCGGCCTCATCTTTGTTCGCGAAACCAAGGGCGTCGATCTGAACACCATCAAGTAACCGCATGAGGCCCGGCGTTCAGATGCGGCGCGCCGGGCCTTTCTTTGCTTCGTCTCGCCAATCCTTGATCAAAGCTGGGGCCTTAGCTTCCGCAGAGAGCGTGCAGCAGCACAAGAAAAGAAAGTAGGACCATCAGGCCCGCCAGGAAATGCTGAAGGATCGACCAGATGCGCTTGGTTGCTGCAAGGCTTGGCCGCGTTGCGAGAGAAGCGAGATAGAGCACTGTATCCATGAAAACCCCTGGCGACTGTTTCCGCAGGCGCAAGATGAACACCTCGCCATCGCGGAAATTGCTGATATTCAATGGCTTTATATTGTCTATAAAATTAGTAGCTTAAAGGAAGGGTTTTTCGGCTCTCTCGAAATTTCAGACAAATTAAACTCCCCGGTGACGGGCCCGGGCAAGGCTTGCTCGGTCTCGCCGCCCACCTGTAGAGACCCGAATGGAGGCGAACCGAAGCGCGGGAAAAAATTTATTCTATAGATTAAATAAACAAAGCAAGGCTTGTCCTTTTAATTGAATGCCAGTGGCTTACGAGTACCGCTGACAATCGGTGAACCCTTGCCCATGACCTTGCTGGATGCCCAAAATCTTTCGCTTGCTTTTGGCTCGACACAGGCCCTGTCGGCAGCGTCTCTGACCGTCGATCGGGGCGAGGTCGTCGCGCTGATGGGAGCGAACGGTGCCGGCAAGTCGACGCTGGTCAAAATCCTGTCGGGCATTCACCGCGCCGATTCAGGCATCATCCTATGGAATGGCGCAGATTATCGCCCTGGAAGCCCGGCCGAAGCAACGATGCGGGGCATTGTTACCGTGCATCAATCGACCGACGTCGTCGGCGTCGCCGGTCTTTCGGTCGCGGATGCCCTGCTGTTCAACCAATATGTTGACGGACGCCAGCCCTTCTTTCTGTCGAAACGTTCCGTGCGGCGGAAGGCGGAAGCGATCCTATCGGAAGCCGGCTTCGACTTGCCACTCGACCGTGATTTTGGCGATCTGGGCACAGCCGACCGGCAGATGGTCGCCATCGCCCGCGCCCTTTCCAACAAGGCACAGCTGCTGATCTTCGACGAGCCGACGGCAAGCCTCTCCGCGCGCGAGACGGCCCGGCTCTATGACATCGTCCGCCGCCTGAAAGCGCGCGGCCTTGGCATTCTCTATATCTCGCATCGCACCGCCGATCTCGATGCGCTCGCCGACCGGGTGGTCGTCCTGCGGGGCGGCCGCAATGTCGGTGCTTTCTCACGGCCGATCGACTTCGATGCAGCCATAGAAACCATGATCGGCCGCTCCATGAAAGCGGCTCGCCCACATCGCCGTGAACAATTCGACCGGACCATACTGGAACTTCGGGCTGTCCGGCTGCTTGCCGACCGTCCGCCGATCGATCTCAGCCTCCATGCCGGCGAGGTTGTCGCC
Proteins encoded in this region:
- a CDS encoding sugar ABC transporter ATP-binding protein — its product is MTLLDAQNLSLAFGSTQALSAASLTVDRGEVVALMGANGAGKSTLVKILSGIHRADSGIILWNGADYRPGSPAEATMRGIVTVHQSTDVVGVAGLSVADALLFNQYVDGRQPFFLSKRSVRRKAEAILSEAGFDLPLDRDFGDLGTADRQMVAIARALSNKAQLLIFDEPTASLSARETARLYDIVRRLKARGLGILYISHRTADLDALADRVVVLRGGRNVGAFSRPIDFDAAIETMIGRSMKAARPHRREQFDRTILELRAVRLLADRPPIDLSLHAGEVVAITGVLGAGKSRLLSTLFGLERFASGTALLDGIAFQPRSPADAIARGVVMAAADRHRSSLMPSDWLGESIAATISLPHLKHWYPSGFLFSGRESREGERAIWRLGIKAPSPEASVWSLSGGNQQKVVLARWEAEPSRLMLLDEPFQGVDVGARQDIIAAIRAHTDRATLIATSDPEEALEVADRVLLMEHHGLKDIADAAAGDRQSKEYA